The Prevotella melaninogenica ATCC 25845 genome includes a window with the following:
- a CDS encoding NADH:ubiquinone reductase (Na(+)-transporting) subunit B yields MSLRNYLDKIRPNFEEGGKLHAFKSVYDGFETFLYVPNETSKSGTSIHDAIDSKRIMSIVVLAVVPAMLFGMYNIGYQNALAAGKLADATCWGMFLYGLLALLPNILVSYIVGLGIEFAWAQWKGEEIQEGYLVSGILIPLIIPVTTPLWILVLAVAFAVIFTKEIFGGTGMNIFNVALAARAFLFFSYPSKMTGDSIWVAKDSILGFGYTLPDGFTMATPLGEIAQGTSVNASVCDMVLGLIPGSVGETSVIAIAIGAVILLWTNIASWKTMLSVFLGGTVMGLIFHSTGATPIQWYEHLVLGGFCFGAVFMATDPVTSARTETGKWVYGFFIGAMAIIIRVLNPGYPEGMMLAILFGNMFAPLIDYCVVQSNISKRAKRAK; encoded by the coding sequence ATGAGTTTAAGAAATTATCTCGATAAGATACGCCCAAATTTTGAAGAGGGCGGAAAGCTTCACGCTTTCAAGAGTGTCTACGATGGTTTCGAGACGTTCCTTTATGTTCCTAACGAGACATCAAAGAGCGGAACTTCTATCCACGACGCAATTGATTCGAAGCGAATTATGAGTATAGTCGTACTGGCAGTAGTACCTGCTATGCTCTTCGGTATGTATAATATCGGTTATCAGAATGCCTTAGCAGCTGGCAAGTTGGCTGATGCTACTTGCTGGGGTATGTTCCTTTATGGTCTGCTTGCGCTGTTGCCAAATATCCTCGTGTCCTACATTGTCGGCTTAGGTATTGAGTTTGCTTGGGCACAGTGGAAGGGTGAGGAGATTCAGGAAGGTTATCTTGTATCAGGTATTCTAATTCCATTGATTATTCCTGTGACCACACCACTTTGGATTCTTGTGCTTGCAGTAGCCTTTGCTGTCATCTTCACGAAGGAAATCTTCGGTGGAACAGGTATGAATATCTTTAACGTTGCCTTGGCTGCACGTGCCTTCCTCTTCTTCTCTTATCCAAGTAAGATGACGGGTGATAGCATCTGGGTAGCAAAGGATTCTATCTTAGGTTTCGGCTATACCTTGCCAGACGGTTTCACTATGGCAACCCCATTGGGTGAGATTGCACAGGGAACAAGTGTGAACGCATCTGTATGTGATATGGTATTAGGTCTTATCCCAGGCTCTGTTGGTGAGACATCTGTTATCGCTATCGCTATCGGTGCTGTAATCCTTCTTTGGACAAACATTGCCAGCTGGAAGACAATGTTGAGCGTATTCCTCGGTGGTACTGTGATGGGACTTATCTTCCATTCAACTGGTGCAACACCAATTCAGTGGTATGAACACCTTGTTTTAGGTGGTTTCTGCTTCGGTGCAGTATTCATGGCAACCGACCCGGTGACCTCAGCACGTACAGAGACAGGTAAGTGGGTATATGGTTTCTTCATTGGTGCGATGGCTATCATCATCCGTGTATTGAACCCAGGTTATCCAGAGGGTATGATGCTTGCTATCCTCTTTGGTAATATGTTCGCCCCACTCATCGACTACTGTGTAGTTCAGTCAAACATCAGCAAGCGCGCAAAGCGTGCTAAATAA
- the nqrC gene encoding NADH:ubiquinone reductase (Na(+)-transporting) subunit C — protein MKTNSNSYTIIYSAILVLIVAFLLAFVFQALKPMQDANVQLDQQKQILFALNQNRDMSNEEAVKLWKQIIIADDIINADGKVVEAGKQGGVDAGFKLNSKDAKEGKLALFRCKVNGEDKYVIPVYGNGLWGPINGFIAINGDKRTVFGAYFNHESETAGLGAEIKDNKAWQDLFKGKHLFSGNDTQKIALAVEKKIEDPSTQVDAVTGATLTSNGVTEMFHADKGGLQPYVKFLNSK, from the coding sequence ATGAAAACAAATAGTAATTCTTATACAATTATCTATTCTGCCATCCTCGTGCTGATTGTAGCCTTTTTGCTTGCTTTTGTGTTCCAAGCATTGAAGCCAATGCAGGATGCTAATGTACAGCTTGATCAGCAGAAGCAGATTCTCTTTGCACTCAATCAGAATCGTGATATGAGCAATGAGGAGGCTGTTAAACTTTGGAAGCAGATTATCATAGCAGATGATATCATCAATGCAGATGGTAAGGTCGTTGAGGCTGGAAAGCAGGGTGGCGTTGATGCCGGCTTTAAGTTGAATAGTAAGGATGCCAAGGAAGGAAAACTCGCTTTGTTCCGTTGCAAGGTGAACGGTGAGGATAAGTATGTTATCCCTGTTTATGGTAACGGTCTTTGGGGACCTATCAATGGTTTCATCGCTATCAATGGTGATAAGAGAACCGTCTTTGGTGCTTACTTCAACCACGAGAGTGAGACAGCTGGTCTTGGTGCTGAAATCAAAGACAACAAGGCATGGCAGGATTTGTTCAAGGGTAAGCATCTCTTTAGCGGAAACGATACTCAGAAGATAGCACTTGCTGTTGAAAAGAAGATCGAAGACCCATCTACACAGGTAGATGCCGTAACAGGTGCAACGCTTACCAGTAATGGTGTAACAGAGATGTTCCATGCAGACAAGGGTGGACTTCAGCCTTACGTTAAATTCCTGAACAGCAAATAA
- a CDS encoding NADH:ubiquinone reductase (Na(+)-transporting) subunit D, translating to MDLFSKQNREVFSNPLNLDNPIMVQVLGICSALAVTSQLKPAIVMGLAVTIITAFSNVIISLIRNTIPNRIRIIVQLVVVAALVTVVSQILKAVAYDVSVELSVYVGLIITNCILMGRLEAFAMTNKPWPSFLDGVGNGLGYAMILVVVGAVREFFGRGSLLGFKILPQSLYDAGYMDNGMMSMPAMALILLGCVIWVHRAYFYKEDKK from the coding sequence ATGGATTTATTCTCAAAACAAAATAGAGAGGTGTTCAGCAATCCGCTGAATCTGGACAACCCAATTATGGTCCAGGTGCTCGGTATCTGTTCTGCCCTTGCCGTAACTTCACAGCTGAAGCCGGCGATTGTTATGGGACTTGCCGTTACCATTATCACGGCATTCTCTAATGTTATTATTTCACTTATCCGTAACACAATCCCTAACCGTATTCGTATTATCGTACAGTTGGTGGTTGTTGCTGCTCTGGTAACAGTTGTTAGTCAGATTCTCAAGGCTGTAGCTTACGACGTGAGTGTAGAGCTTTCTGTTTACGTAGGACTTATCATTACCAACTGTATCCTTATGGGACGTCTTGAGGCTTTTGCTATGACAAACAAGCCTTGGCCAAGTTTCCTTGATGGTGTCGGCAACGGTTTGGGTTACGCTATGATACTTGTTGTTGTAGGTGCTGTTCGTGAGTTCTTTGGTCGTGGCTCATTGCTCGGTTTCAAGATTCTCCCACAAAGCCTCTATGATGCAGGTTATATGGACAACGGAATGATGTCAATGCCAGCAATGGCACTCATCCTTCTCGGTTGTGTTATTTGGGTTCATCGTGCATATTTCTATAAAGAAGACAAGAAGTAA
- the nqrE gene encoding NADH:ubiquinone reductase (Na(+)-transporting) subunit E encodes MEHLISLFFRSIFVDNMIFAFFLGMCSYLAVSKSVKTSLGLGVAVTFVLLVTTPINYLLLTKVLGPDCLAEGVDLTYLSFILFIAVIAGIVQIVEMAVEKFSPSLYGALGIFLPLIAVNCAIMGASLFMQQRIGLDPASTQYIGTVWDALVYGTGSGLGWTLAIVAMGAIREKMEYSDVPKPLQGLGITFITVGLMAMAMMCFSGLKI; translated from the coding sequence ATGGAACATCTTATTAGTTTATTCTTCCGGTCCATCTTTGTGGACAATATGATATTTGCGTTCTTCCTCGGTATGTGTTCATACCTTGCGGTGTCTAAGAGCGTAAAGACTTCATTGGGTCTTGGTGTGGCCGTAACATTCGTGTTGCTTGTTACCACACCAATCAACTATCTTTTGCTGACTAAGGTCCTCGGTCCAGACTGTCTTGCAGAGGGTGTTGACCTTACTTATCTTAGTTTCATTCTCTTTATCGCTGTCATCGCTGGTATCGTACAGATTGTGGAGATGGCTGTTGAGAAGTTCTCACCTTCACTTTATGGTGCGTTGGGTATCTTCCTTCCACTGATTGCCGTTAACTGTGCTATCATGGGTGCTTCACTCTTTATGCAGCAGCGTATCGGTCTTGACCCAGCAAGCACACAGTATATTGGTACTGTATGGGATGCACTTGTCTATGGTACAGGTTCTGGTCTTGGCTGGACATTGGCTATCGTGGCAATGGGTGCTATTCGTGAGAAGATGGAATATTCTGATGTACCAAAGCCTTTGCAGGGTCTTGGCATCACATTTATTACAGTAGGACTGATGGCAATGGCAATGATGTGCTTCTCAGGTCTTAAAATCTAA
- the nqrF gene encoding NADH:ubiquinone reductase (Na(+)-transporting) subunit F has product MGQFITISIVVFLITILVLVILLLVSKKYLSPSGKVKITINGDKEMTVDQGSSVLSTLNENGVFLPSACGGKGSCGQCKLQVVEGGGEILDSERPHFSRKDVKDHWRLGCQCKVKGDMSLKVPESVMGVKEWECTVISNKNVSSFIKEFKVALPPGEHMDFIPGSYAQISIPAYDCIDYDKDFDKNDIGEEYLGPWKQFNLLSLKGKNPEPTVRAYSMANYPAEGDIITLTVRIATPPFLPRPQVGFQNVPTGIGSTYIFSLKEGDKVMMSGPYGDFHPNFTSGKEMIWIGGGAGMAPLRAQIMHMTKTLHTRDREMHFFYGARSLSEAFFLEDFWELEKEYPNFHFHLSLDRQDPKADEAGVKYYTGFAVNCIRDEYLKDHEAPEDCEYYLCGPPMLIKTVTDYLDSIGVDQDAIMYDNFG; this is encoded by the coding sequence ATGGGACAATTCATAACAATAAGTATTGTGGTATTCCTTATCACCATCCTTGTGTTGGTGATTCTCCTGCTTGTGTCTAAGAAGTATCTCAGTCCAAGCGGAAAGGTAAAGATAACAATTAACGGTGATAAGGAGATGACCGTTGATCAGGGTAGCTCAGTTCTGTCTACGCTGAATGAGAACGGTGTGTTCCTCCCTTCTGCTTGTGGTGGTAAGGGTAGCTGTGGCCAGTGTAAGTTGCAGGTAGTAGAAGGTGGCGGTGAGATTCTCGATTCAGAGCGTCCTCACTTTAGCCGTAAGGATGTTAAAGATCATTGGCGTCTCGGATGTCAATGTAAGGTGAAGGGTGATATGTCACTCAAGGTTCCTGAGTCTGTCATGGGCGTTAAGGAGTGGGAGTGTACTGTTATCTCTAATAAGAATGTGTCAAGCTTTATCAAGGAGTTCAAAGTTGCCTTGCCTCCTGGTGAGCATATGGACTTCATTCCAGGTTCTTACGCACAGATTTCTATTCCAGCTTACGACTGCATTGACTATGATAAGGACTTCGATAAGAACGATATCGGTGAGGAATACCTCGGTCCTTGGAAGCAGTTTAACCTCCTTTCTCTGAAGGGAAAGAATCCAGAGCCAACTGTTCGTGCTTACTCTATGGCGAACTATCCAGCTGAGGGTGACATCATCACACTGACTGTTCGTATTGCAACACCTCCATTCTTGCCACGTCCGCAGGTTGGTTTCCAGAACGTACCAACTGGTATTGGTTCTACTTACATCTTCTCTCTTAAGGAGGGTGATAAGGTGATGATGAGCGGTCCTTATGGCGACTTCCATCCTAACTTCACTTCTGGTAAGGAGATGATTTGGATTGGTGGTGGTGCTGGTATGGCTCCTTTGCGTGCGCAGATTATGCACATGACAAAGACCCTTCACACTCGCGACCGTGAGATGCACTTCTTCTATGGTGCGCGTTCACTCAGTGAGGCATTCTTCCTTGAAGACTTCTGGGAGCTTGAGAAGGAATATCCTAACTTCCATTTCCACCTTTCTCTCGACCGTCAAGACCCTAAGGCTGATGAGGCTGGTGTGAAGTATTACACTGGTTTTGCAGTAAACTGCATCCGTGATGAGTATCTAAAGGATCACGAGGCACCAGAGGATTGTGAGTATTATCTCTGTGGACCTCCAATGCTTATCAAGACAGTTACAGATTATCTTGACAGCATCGGTGTTGATCAGGATGCAATCATGTACGATAACTTCGGATAA
- a CDS encoding CsgG/HfaB family protein: protein MRCFILSVIFLLVYGTNCHAQAESRPVVGVAEFTCDEKSPYTRLVTEKVVEMLTNTHRFIVVDRTSRDKVEEELELQKSEAFLDSKNLVQQDAALGASMLVTGHIVKIPVYRVLNGDGTVRGYKASVAFQLKVVEVSTGISNEAQSFQGKTSKEMLSPESAVTAAMQSIKDDIYEYFRINFPLTAKVVKVLDKKTLVINAGKETGVKVGDKFMVQIIELLDGKPYPSDIGTITVKKQSGASFSECDATSKIISAINSAQQGAVIQCSLIIKK, encoded by the coding sequence ATGAGGTGTTTTATACTCTCAGTCATCTTTCTGCTCGTGTATGGCACAAACTGTCATGCACAGGCAGAAAGCAGACCTGTCGTTGGTGTAGCAGAGTTTACTTGCGACGAAAAAAGTCCTTATACGAGGTTAGTGACCGAAAAAGTTGTGGAAATGCTAACTAACACTCATCGATTTATTGTTGTTGACAGGACCAGTCGTGATAAAGTAGAAGAAGAACTTGAGCTACAGAAAAGTGAAGCTTTTTTGGATAGTAAGAATCTTGTGCAGCAAGACGCAGCACTTGGTGCTAGCATGCTAGTAACAGGGCATATTGTTAAGATACCTGTTTATCGCGTTCTTAATGGTGATGGAACTGTAAGAGGTTACAAAGCAAGTGTTGCCTTTCAGTTGAAAGTTGTAGAAGTGTCTACTGGTATTAGCAATGAGGCGCAGAGTTTTCAAGGAAAAACTAGCAAAGAAATGCTTTCTCCAGAAAGTGCTGTCACTGCTGCAATGCAATCAATTAAAGATGACATTTATGAGTATTTCCGAATCAACTTCCCCCTCACAGCAAAGGTTGTTAAGGTTCTAGACAAGAAGACGCTTGTCATTAATGCTGGTAAAGAGACTGGCGTGAAAGTTGGGGATAAATTCATGGTCCAAATAATAGAACTACTTGACGGCAAACCATACCCGTCTGATATAGGAACGATAACTGTAAAGAAACAATCTGGAGCCTCTTTCTCCGAATGTGACGCTACATCCAAAATAATATCAGCAATCAACTCTGCACAGCAAGGTGCGGTTATTCAATGTAGTTTAATCATAAAGAAGTAG
- a CDS encoding DUF6175 family protein, translated as MEKRLILLLTILSLCLPYTYAQELTSKVENIATAKPKIMVIPYTHQGEDIRMVLESDVNKRIALTKIKEAFDLRGYTTVDFFGRVKALSKANALGSNQQQDAKSLIIQQSGADIYVEAEISILDSPTGNSVKIIMSGYDISTGNSLANAVCESGKFYTDDYGKLASRATDTGIDVFLNSMQNKLMDMAENGQSISLTIGFAQNSMLSMSTEVGDERLPLSDDIEMFVAGNSYKENYHIQGTSDKQMIFDDIRIPLTDVEGRTFNANKFGLKLLQYFRSRNIKIERSISNNMIVITIK; from the coding sequence ATGGAAAAAAGACTTATACTCTTACTGACTATCTTGTCTCTCTGTCTTCCATATACGTATGCGCAAGAATTGACATCAAAAGTAGAGAACATCGCAACCGCAAAACCAAAAATAATGGTAATTCCCTACACACATCAAGGGGAAGATATACGCATGGTGCTGGAAAGTGATGTCAACAAACGCATTGCTCTAACGAAGATAAAAGAGGCATTTGACCTGCGAGGATATACAACCGTTGATTTCTTCGGACGCGTGAAGGCTCTGTCTAAAGCTAACGCATTAGGAAGCAATCAACAACAAGACGCAAAGTCGCTTATCATACAACAATCTGGAGCTGATATATACGTTGAAGCTGAAATCAGTATTCTCGACTCGCCAACGGGCAATTCCGTAAAGATTATCATGTCGGGATATGATATTTCAACAGGAAACTCACTAGCAAATGCCGTGTGCGAAAGTGGAAAATTTTATACTGATGATTACGGTAAACTGGCTTCAAGAGCGACTGACACAGGTATCGATGTTTTCCTTAACTCTATGCAGAACAAACTTATGGATATGGCAGAGAACGGACAATCAATCAGTCTTACAATCGGATTTGCTCAGAACTCTATGCTGTCCATGTCTACAGAAGTAGGGGATGAAAGACTTCCATTATCTGATGATATTGAAATGTTCGTTGCAGGAAATAGTTATAAGGAAAATTATCACATACAGGGAACAAGCGACAAGCAAATGATTTTTGATGACATACGTATCCCACTCACGGACGTCGAAGGCAGAACTTTTAACGCTAATAAATTCGGATTAAAACTCCTACAATACTTCCGCTCAAGGAATATTAAGATTGAAAGATCCATTAGCAACAACATGATTGTAATCACTATAAAATAA
- a CDS encoding Abi family protein: MTNTIPFGKSYTSPHDLVSLLQLRGLYIPDTLKAEHYLEHIGYYRLSAYMHPLLEIPKEHHLYKRGATFSKVMMLYRFDKKLRLLLFNELEKIEVAVRSVIVNIGSFITGNPFWMTDSANFVNSSKFQKTMNLINQELYKSKEDFIIHFKKTYSDPYPPAWIVSEVLPFGIITNIYNNIKDKKIKKKISQSFGLQIAPFESWLTIVTLTRNTCCHHSRVWNKQNTIRPMSPKKMTHPWITLQTDSLRVYYNICIIKYFLNIISPNNEMFQKIKTLFANYPEIDLNALGFPQEWENEPLWRQP, from the coding sequence ATGACAAACACAATACCTTTCGGCAAAAGCTATACATCACCCCACGACCTTGTTTCTTTACTACAATTAAGAGGTCTTTATATTCCCGATACTTTGAAGGCAGAACACTACTTAGAGCATATCGGTTATTATCGTCTGTCTGCTTATATGCATCCATTGCTTGAGATACCAAAAGAACATCATTTGTACAAACGAGGTGCAACATTTAGCAAAGTAATGATGCTATATCGGTTTGACAAGAAGTTACGTCTTTTGCTATTCAACGAACTTGAAAAGATAGAAGTTGCTGTTCGCAGTGTAATTGTCAACATAGGCAGTTTTATTACAGGAAATCCTTTCTGGATGACAGATTCTGCAAACTTTGTCAACTCGTCCAAGTTTCAAAAAACAATGAACTTAATAAATCAGGAGCTTTACAAATCAAAAGAGGACTTCATCATCCATTTTAAGAAAACATATTCAGACCCATACCCACCAGCATGGATTGTTTCAGAAGTACTTCCATTTGGAATCATCACAAACATATACAACAACATCAAGGACAAGAAAATCAAGAAAAAGATCTCCCAATCATTTGGACTACAAATAGCACCTTTCGAATCTTGGTTGACCATTGTAACTCTGACAAGAAATACATGTTGCCACCACTCACGTGTGTGGAACAAGCAAAATACAATCCGTCCAATGTCCCCTAAAAAGATGACTCATCCATGGATTACACTTCAAACAGATTCACTTCGTGTATACTATAATATATGTATCATCAAGTATTTCTTGAATATCATCTCTCCAAACAATGAAATGTTCCAAAAAATAAAAACGCTTTTTGCGAATTATCCAGAGATAGATTTGAATGCACTTGGCTTCCCACAAGAATGGGAAAACGAACCACTTTGGAGACAACCATAA
- a CDS encoding fructose-bisphosphatase class III: MTQKKYDLKKDERYLRLLAKSFPNIADAATEIINLEAIAHLPKGTEHFLADIHGEYQAFQHVLKNASGNIKRKVNELFGERLRNIEKQELCTLIYYPEQKLELVKKEEKDIKDWYHITIHRLIEVCRDVSSKYTRSKVRKSLPADFSYIIQELLHEHADDKDKTDYVSAIIKTIISTGRADDFIIAICEVIQRLVIDQLHILGDVYDRGPGAHIVMDTLKNYHNWDITWGNHDILWMGACAGNDACICNVIRIALRYANMATIEDGYGINLIQLATFAMDVYGDDPCEEFMPKISKDNPLDERSKALTAQMHKAISVLQFKIESQMISRHPLWKMDDRRLLKAIDYKKGTITLDGKEYKMCSCNFPTIDPKNPEQLTEAEQALIDRLHQSFTGSEKLRSHIRSLLRHGCMYNVFNHNLLYHASIPLTKEGKLKEVEIGPGVKLKGKELLYQTGMKIRSAFQTNNEMQTDEERQDAIDFFLFLWCGPDSPLFDKAKMATFERYFIAEKETHHEEKGYYFGMRDNEEIADMILDEFDVPQPNRHIINGHVPVHVVKGENPIKANGKLMVIDGGFSQAYHKETGIAGYTLVYHSRGFQLVQHEPFTSTEDAIKRGTDIVSTIQIVEMNQQRLRVEDTDKGTELRLQIEALKELLYAYRCGFLTEHERKTPPKV; the protein is encoded by the coding sequence ATGACACAGAAGAAATACGATTTAAAAAAGGATGAACGCTACTTACGACTATTAGCAAAGTCGTTCCCAAATATTGCTGACGCTGCAACTGAGATTATCAACCTTGAGGCTATCGCACACCTACCAAAAGGTACTGAACACTTCCTTGCCGACATTCATGGCGAGTATCAAGCGTTCCAACACGTGCTTAAAAATGCCTCTGGTAACATTAAGAGAAAGGTTAATGAGCTCTTTGGTGAAAGACTAAGAAACATAGAAAAGCAAGAACTTTGTACTCTGATTTATTATCCAGAACAGAAACTGGAGCTCGTTAAGAAAGAGGAAAAGGATATCAAAGACTGGTATCATATCACCATACACCGCTTGATCGAGGTTTGTCGTGATGTATCCAGCAAATATACACGCTCAAAGGTTCGGAAGTCGTTACCTGCCGACTTCTCTTATATCATCCAAGAGTTACTACACGAGCATGCTGACGATAAGGATAAGACCGACTATGTGAGTGCTATCATCAAGACGATTATCTCTACTGGACGAGCTGATGACTTCATCATTGCTATCTGTGAGGTTATCCAACGATTAGTCATCGACCAGCTGCATATCTTAGGTGATGTGTACGATCGTGGACCGGGTGCTCACATCGTTATGGACACCTTGAAGAACTATCACAACTGGGATATCACATGGGGAAACCATGATATCTTGTGGATGGGAGCATGTGCTGGTAACGATGCTTGTATCTGTAATGTTATTCGCATAGCCCTGCGTTATGCGAACATGGCTACCATTGAGGATGGATATGGTATCAACCTTATTCAATTAGCTACCTTTGCAATGGACGTATATGGTGATGATCCATGCGAGGAGTTCATGCCAAAGATATCGAAAGACAACCCACTCGATGAGCGTAGCAAGGCACTGACAGCACAGATGCACAAGGCTATCAGCGTCCTTCAATTTAAAATTGAGTCACAGATGATTAGCCGTCATCCGCTTTGGAAGATGGACGACCGTCGTTTGCTCAAAGCTATCGACTATAAGAAGGGTACAATTACCCTTGATGGTAAGGAATATAAGATGTGTTCATGCAACTTCCCAACCATCGACCCGAAGAATCCAGAACAGCTTACTGAGGCTGAACAGGCACTCATCGACCGCCTGCATCAGTCGTTTACTGGCAGTGAGAAGTTGCGTAGCCATATTCGTTCTCTGCTCCGCCACGGCTGTATGTATAACGTCTTCAACCACAATCTCCTTTATCATGCCTCTATCCCACTCACGAAAGAGGGCAAACTAAAAGAGGTTGAGATTGGTCCAGGTGTGAAGTTGAAGGGTAAGGAATTGCTTTATCAGACAGGTATGAAGATTCGTTCTGCCTTCCAGACAAACAATGAAATGCAGACAGATGAAGAACGTCAAGATGCTATCGACTTCTTCCTCTTCCTATGGTGTGGACCTGATAGTCCGCTCTTCGACAAGGCAAAGATGGCTACTTTCGAACGCTACTTCATTGCTGAGAAGGAAACTCATCATGAGGAGAAGGGCTACTACTTTGGTATGCGCGACAATGAGGAGATTGCCGATATGATTTTAGATGAATTTGATGTGCCACAGCCTAACCGTCACATCATCAATGGTCACGTCCCTGTTCATGTTGTCAAGGGTGAGAATCCTATCAAGGCAAACGGCAAACTGATGGTGATTGATGGTGGTTTCTCACAAGCCTACCACAAGGAAACGGGTATCGCTGGTTACACCCTCGTCTATCACTCACGTGGTTTCCAGCTCGTACAACACGAGCCTTTCACATCAACAGAAGATGCCATCAAGCGAGGAACAGACATCGTTTCAACCATTCAGATTGTTGAGATGAACCAACAGCGCCTACGCGTGGAAGACACCGACAAGGGTACAGAACTCCGTCTACAGATTGAAGCACTCAAAGAACTCCTTTATGCTTACCGCTGTGGCTTCCTCACCGAGCATGAACGTAAGACTCCACCAAAGGTCTAA
- a CDS encoding glycosyltransferase: MRILHYIDSIKAGNLLSDYLLRLTIAQKEYADVKTVTQQGDFKKLLADFQPDIVHIHTCWERKAATHANWAAKKQCAVVFSPHWALDERARTTEQKSTKKIKTLLYQAKMVRGMDALLVTNEQERQDILKLGWTQRIDIVQDSVLNSSLSDDDMALQTISFYRKVLDTRYQFAMTAMEKDAIPSLLHVGLAQETTHNLLPSDQLLNLRSLNPEQWRRIFLYADDEGIREIVDNCISRLQLNAPTIDTAAIQRFPLLSPKETTSVDTDKLIGNQPMTRQRLSDYSNEEDAIIKKIATIIANTRQIERKKKLSLRLLADLYTVIKYNDYDEDRLADALRHLRLYRYSCRMIQLLAEKVLLKEGFMPVPPRDDRKTKGIKRNNFVQRH; the protein is encoded by the coding sequence ATGCGCATCCTCCATTACATAGACAGCATAAAAGCAGGCAATCTGCTATCTGATTACCTTCTTCGACTCACCATAGCACAGAAAGAATATGCTGATGTCAAGACGGTTACACAACAAGGGGATTTCAAAAAGCTCCTTGCTGACTTCCAACCTGACATCGTTCATATTCATACCTGTTGGGAACGCAAAGCTGCCACACATGCCAATTGGGCTGCTAAAAAGCAGTGTGCGGTAGTGTTCTCACCACATTGGGCACTTGATGAGAGAGCAAGGACGACAGAGCAGAAGTCTACTAAGAAGATAAAGACGCTACTCTATCAAGCGAAGATGGTGCGAGGTATGGATGCTCTCCTTGTGACTAACGAGCAGGAAAGGCAGGACATACTAAAGTTAGGATGGACACAACGCATTGACATCGTACAAGATAGCGTTCTTAATAGTTCGTTGAGCGACGACGACATGGCACTGCAAACGATTTCTTTCTATCGTAAAGTACTTGACACACGCTATCAATTCGCCATGACAGCAATGGAGAAAGATGCAATTCCAAGTCTGTTACACGTTGGCTTAGCACAAGAGACAACCCACAATCTCTTGCCCAGCGACCAACTTCTGAACCTCCGAAGTCTGAATCCAGAACAATGGCGAAGAATCTTCCTCTATGCTGATGACGAGGGAATAAGAGAGATTGTGGACAACTGTATCAGCCGACTACAACTCAATGCACCCACGATTGACACTGCTGCCATACAGCGATTCCCACTCTTGTCACCAAAAGAAACAACCTCGGTTGACACAGACAAGCTGATAGGAAACCAGCCCATGACGCGACAGCGACTCAGTGACTACTCCAATGAGGAAGATGCTATCATCAAGAAGATAGCAACCATCATTGCAAACACACGACAGATAGAGCGAAAGAAGAAACTTTCCCTACGTCTGTTGGCTGATTTATACACAGTTATAAAGTATAATGACTATGACGAAGACCGACTTGCAGACGCACTCCGCCACCTTCGTCTCTATCGCTATTCATGTCGTATGATACAGCTCCTTGCCGAGAAGGTGCTTCTTAAAGAGGGATTCATGCCTGTCCCTCCACGTGATGATAGGAAAACAAAGGGCATCAAAAGAAATAATTTCGTACAAAGACATTAA